The following proteins are encoded in a genomic region of Amblyraja radiata isolate CabotCenter1 chromosome 37, sAmbRad1.1.pri, whole genome shotgun sequence:
- the lrit2 gene encoding leucine-rich repeat, immunoglobulin-like domain and transmembrane domain-containing protein 2 — translation MDVMWNVFCLLLICCAGETMASCVTECSCRNDSFGRSLICMNSALRRIPTNIPSDVKKIRIENSHLAELPQGTFSSNPALEYLWLNFNNITVMHTRCMQGLGRLSELRLQGNKLRSIPWTTFQDCPALTILDLKRNQLDALPESALRYLTNLTYLDLSFNRLTVVSGNVFLNWTVYQRTQQNDGPRDGIANALLALHDNPWFCDCRLKGFVHFLKSISPPIILMNSYLTCSGPDSRAGVFFYKVELKSCFKPSVTSENMNVSASFGEKVHLSCRAKGNPTPTVWWTNGVKIIRKINVKHTSVDEETVNSELVVRSAQGTDGGVYICSAANYLGNSSVQILVKTLTSVTLPMPSYLPPSSPGEESVYIDVSIAKQMVYGIVLKWHAVTQNPAETWYTLHFGKFDDPYTEKIYIAPGVNTYSINELFPATKYKVCVALRNQSPTRGQCIVFVTGTDVSEMEQRERLIHIIVIACAMVLAVPAGMYACTTDTRFSCCFDKCAKACRRQRRGDKALRKAAQNVTFDSLQMGSDAELCNRASKEDKRRRKKSDDKTHKAKTELKTSDELY, via the exons ATGGACGTGATGTGGAACGTTTTCTGTCTTCTCCTTATCTGCTGTGCTGGAGAAACGATGGCATCCTGCGTGACAGAATGTTCCTGCAGAAATGACAGCTTTGGAAG GAGTTTGATTTGCATGAACTCAGCTCTACGAAGAATACCAACGAACATCCCATCCGATGTTAAAAAAATCAGGATAGAAAATTCTCACCTGGCGGAATTGCCCCAAGGTACATTTTCCTCCAACCCTGCCTTGGAATACCTGTGGCTGAACTTTAATAACATTACAGTCATGCATACAAGATGCATGCAAGGGCTCGGCAGATTATCAGAGCTACGTCTACAAGGGAACAAACTGCGTTCAATCCCATGGACAACTTTCCAGGACTGCCCAGCTTTGACAATATTGGATTTAAAACGTAATCAATTGGATGCCCTTCCAGAGAGCGCACTGAGGTATCTGACCAACTTGACCTATCTGGACTTATCGTTCAACAGGCTTACTGTGGTTTCTGGAAATGTGTTCTTAAATTGGACAGTCTATCAGAGAACACAACAGAATGATGGTCCACGGGATGGTATTGCCAATGCTCTCCTGGCTCTCCATGACAACCCCTGGTTCTGTGACTGTCGCCTTAAAGGTTTTGTACACTTCCTCAAATCCATCAGCCCCCCTATTATTCTGATGAACTCTTACCTAACCTGTTCAGGACCAGATTCCAGGGCAGGTGTCTTTTTCTACAAAGTGGAACTGAAGAGTTGCTTCAAGCCATCAGTCACATCTGAAAACATGAACGTTAGTGCTTCGTTTGGAGAGAAAGTACATTTATCCTGCAGAGCTAAAGGGAATCCTACTCCCACAGTGTGGTGGACAAATGGTGTGAAGATCATTCGGAAAATTAATG TGAAACACACAAGTGTTGATGAAGAAACTGTGAATTCGGAGCTGGTCGTTCGTTCAGCACAGGGCACTGATGGAGGAGTTTATATTTGCAGTGCTGCCAACTATCTGGGAAACTCATCTGTGCAGATCCTGGTGAAAACCTTGACTTCAGTAACGTTACCCATGCCCTCGTATCTGCCCCCATCATCACCCGGGGAGGAGAGTGTTTATATAGATGTCAGCATTGCAAAGCAGATGGTGTACGGGATAGTGTTGAAGTGGCATGCAGTAACGCAGAACCCTGCGGAGACCTGGTACACACTGCACTTTGGCAAGTTCGATGATCCCTACACGGAAAAGATTTACATAGCACCGGGGGTGAATACTTACTCCATTAATGAGCTGTTCCCAGCAACAAAGTACAAAGTGTGTGTGGCACTGAGGAACCAATCTCCCACCAGAGGGCAGTGCATCGTGTTTGTGACGGGCACCGATGTCAGTGAAATGGAGCAGAGGGAAAGGTTGATCCACATTATCGTTATTGCGTGTGCCATGGTGTTGGCGGTGCCCGCTGGCATGTACGCCTGCACCACCGACACCCGCTTCAGCTGCTGCTTCGACAAATGCGCCAAGGCCTGTCGGCGACAGAGGCGAGGCGACAAGGCGCTGAGGAAGGCGGCTCAGAACGTCACCTTCGACAGCCTGCAGATGGGGAGCGATGCGGAACTCTGCAACAGGGCCTCCAAGGAAGACAAGAGGAGGCGCAAAAAGTCCGACGATAAAACCCACAAGGCCAAAACTGAACTCAAAACCAGCGATGAATTGTATTAG